In one window of Verrucomicrobiia bacterium DNA:
- a CDS encoding TRAM domain-containing protein has product MLILIPVLDLIINDIAFGGEGVARYEGVVVFVPFVMQGEKVRITIEKKMRHFWRAKLVEVLEPSPHRIAPPCPYFSRCGGCQYQQMTYAEQLRVKEEQVRQLLQRIGKIHAHPFLPTIGSPEGYGYRNRIVVHSDGRVVGFRGYDNKTLVDIEHCEIASEEVNQKLITLRATPASPGHYSLRESALPQTGFYQTNRYLLDAFRQTVKQAMPTQGKFLFEGYCGNGFFTAVVANYFEKVVAVETNSDALSLAPSLPQVQWLCNSVETVLAKENPDVLLLDPPREGLSKKVIDLILQKKSVQHFIYISCNPATFARDLAKLSSRFVLCTIQLVDLFPQTAHIELVAVLKS; this is encoded by the coding sequence TTGCTCATTCTTATTCCTGTGCTCGATCTTATTATTAACGACATAGCCTTTGGCGGTGAAGGGGTGGCCCGATATGAAGGTGTTGTGGTGTTTGTGCCATTTGTGATGCAGGGAGAAAAAGTGCGCATCACAATAGAAAAAAAGATGCGTCATTTTTGGCGCGCAAAATTAGTTGAAGTTCTTGAACCCAGCCCGCATCGCATTGCGCCACCTTGTCCTTATTTTTCGCGTTGTGGTGGGTGCCAATATCAGCAAATGACCTACGCCGAACAGTTGCGCGTAAAAGAAGAGCAAGTGCGCCAACTTTTACAACGCATTGGCAAAATTCATGCGCATCCATTTTTGCCCACTATTGGTTCGCCGGAAGGTTATGGTTATCGCAATCGTATCGTGGTGCATTCGGATGGGCGCGTCGTGGGATTTCGAGGGTACGATAATAAGACGTTAGTTGACATTGAGCATTGCGAAATTGCTAGTGAAGAAGTGAATCAAAAATTAATCACGTTACGCGCGACACCTGCGTCGCCCGGTCATTATTCTTTGCGAGAAAGCGCTTTACCGCAAACCGGTTTTTATCAAACGAATCGTTATCTTTTGGACGCCTTTCGTCAGACCGTAAAACAAGCGATGCCAACTCAAGGGAAATTTTTGTTTGAAGGTTATTGCGGCAACGGATTTTTTACAGCCGTGGTAGCAAACTATTTTGAAAAAGTGGTAGCAGTCGAAACGAATTCGGATGCTTTATCTCTAGCGCCTTCCCTTCCTCAGGTTCAATGGCTATGCAATTCGGTTGAGACGGTTTTGGCAAAGGAAAATCCGGATGTTCTCTTGCTCGATCCACCCCGCGAAGGGCTAAGTAAAAAGGTTATAGATTTGATTTTGCAAAAAAAATCTGTTCAGCATTTTATTTATATTTCCTGTAATCCAGCCACTTTTGCTCGCGATCTAGCAAAACTTTCCTCCCGTTTTGTTTTGTGTACTATTCAACTCGTCGATCTTTTTCCTCAAACGGCTCACATTGAATTGGTGGCAGTTTTAAAAAGTTAG